The following proteins are encoded in a genomic region of Rhodoferax aquaticus:
- a CDS encoding AMP-dependent synthetase/ligase, with translation MQKTFPQWLAHHARTRPTATAMREKEYGIWQALTWADLALMVEQLAAGLHQAGLRRNDHMVVVGANRPRLYATMLAVQSLGAVPIPLYQDAAAPECVFPINNAGVCFAFAEDQEQVDKLLEVRAQCPQLAHIYFDDPRGLRNYDVPGLAALDELLAAGKACVQIHPDLVKDEVAVGRPNDVGAMFFTSGTTGNPKGVVHTHFSLLNRALAGAEFDKLTHAEEVLAYLPPAWIGQNIFSYAQWLACGYVVNCPESASTVTIDLKEIGPTYYFAPPRVFEGLLTSVMIRMEDAGALKRKMFHAFMAVAQRVGPALQDGLPVSLGDRVLYGLGNVLVYGPLRNTLGLSRVRVAYTAGEAIGPDLFSFYRSIGINLKQLYGSTETAVFVCLQPDNQARADTVGVPCAGVEIKVADNGEILVKSPGLLKEYYKNPAATAEVLTADGWYHTSDAGFIDAHGHLKIIDRVKDVGRLKGGAFNDAMFAPKYVENKLKFFQHIKEVVAYGDGREKVCVLINIDFDAVGNWAERRNLPYAGYTDLAQKPQVYELIKECVEKVNADLSADALLAGSQISRFLVLHKELDADDGELTRTNKVRRGFIADKYQVLVDALYEGKTSQFIETVVKFEDGRTGSVSATLRIADTQTFAPVKAAA, from the coding sequence ATGCAAAAGACTTTTCCGCAATGGCTGGCGCACCACGCTCGCACCAGGCCCACGGCCACTGCAATGCGTGAGAAAGAGTATGGCATTTGGCAAGCTTTGACATGGGCTGACCTGGCCCTGATGGTGGAGCAATTGGCGGCAGGTTTGCACCAAGCAGGCTTGCGCCGCAACGACCATATGGTGGTGGTGGGAGCCAATCGCCCACGTCTGTACGCCACTATGTTGGCAGTGCAAAGCCTGGGTGCGGTGCCGATTCCTTTGTACCAAGATGCTGCAGCACCGGAGTGCGTGTTTCCTATCAACAACGCAGGCGTCTGCTTTGCCTTTGCCGAAGACCAAGAGCAAGTGGACAAGTTGCTGGAAGTTAGGGCGCAATGCCCACAGCTTGCCCACATTTATTTTGACGATCCAAGGGGCTTGCGCAATTACGACGTACCCGGCTTGGCTGCATTGGATGAGCTCTTGGCTGCGGGCAAGGCCTGTGTCCAGATTCACCCTGATTTGGTGAAAGATGAGGTCGCGGTAGGTCGCCCCAATGACGTAGGGGCTATGTTCTTCACGTCAGGCACCACGGGCAACCCCAAGGGTGTTGTGCACACCCACTTTTCTTTGCTGAACCGGGCGCTGGCCGGTGCTGAGTTTGACAAGTTGACCCACGCGGAAGAGGTGTTGGCTTACCTGCCACCCGCATGGATTGGGCAAAATATTTTCAGCTACGCGCAGTGGCTGGCTTGCGGTTACGTGGTGAATTGCCCTGAATCCGCTTCCACCGTCACCATCGATTTGAAAGAGATAGGCCCCACCTATTACTTTGCGCCGCCGCGCGTGTTCGAAGGCCTGCTCACCAGCGTGATGATTCGCATGGAAGATGCCGGTGCGCTCAAACGCAAGATGTTCCACGCCTTTATGGCCGTGGCCCAACGCGTGGGGCCTGCCTTACAAGACGGCTTGCCTGTCTCCTTGGGGGATCGCGTGCTGTACGGCCTAGGCAATGTGCTGGTCTACGGTCCGCTGCGCAATACGCTGGGCTTGAGTCGGGTGCGCGTAGCCTATACCGCCGGTGAGGCCATTGGCCCGGATTTGTTTAGCTTTTACCGCTCCATTGGCATCAACCTCAAGCAGCTCTACGGCTCTACCGAGACCGCCGTGTTTGTGTGCTTGCAACCCGACAACCAAGCCCGCGCCGACACCGTGGGCGTGCCATGCGCCGGTGTGGAGATCAAGGTGGCGGACAACGGCGAAATTTTGGTGAAGTCGCCCGGCTTGCTCAAGGAGTACTACAAAAACCCCGCCGCCACTGCCGAGGTGCTAACGGCTGACGGCTGGTACCACACCAGTGATGCAGGCTTTATAGATGCGCACGGCCACCTGAAGATCATCGACCGCGTCAAAGACGTGGGCCGCCTCAAAGGCGGTGCGTTCAACGACGCCATGTTTGCTCCCAAGTACGTGGAGAACAAACTCAAGTTCTTCCAGCACATCAAGGAAGTCGTGGCGTATGGCGATGGCCGCGAGAAGGTGTGTGTGCTGATCAACATCGACTTTGATGCCGTGGGCAACTGGGCCGAGCGCCGCAATCTGCCTTATGCCGGCTACACCGATCTGGCCCAGAAGCCCCAGGTGTATGAGCTGATCAAGGAATGCGTGGAGAAGGTCAACGCCGACCTGAGCGCCGATGCCCTGCTGGCCGGCAGCCAGATCAGCCGCTTCTTGGTGTTGCACAAAGAACTGGACGCCGACGACGGTGAATTGACCCGCACCAACAAAGTCCGCCGCGGCTTTATTGCCGACAAATACCAGGTGCTGGTGGACGCGCTGTACGAGGGCAAGACCAGCCAGTTCATCGAGACCGTGGTGAAGTTTGAAGACGGACGCACCGGCAGCGTCAGCGCCACGCTGCGCATAGCAGACACCCAAACCTTTGCCCCTGTGAAGGCTGCAGCATGA
- a CDS encoding glycosyltransferase family 2 protein: MKISVCICSFRRPLLLSALLTQLGQQGLGQGIAAIEVVVVDNDPHNTAAQVVAAWTVPQGFSLLARHVPVPNIALARNAAVAAATGEWIAFVDDDEVPVQHWLRLLLACAQAHQADAVFGPVLPVYPPEVAPWIVQGRYFERRRLPTGTRITEQDARTGNALVRASSLSQVHGPFDAAFGRTGGEDSMLFRDLLARGAKFVWCDEAPVHEVVPVERANAQWLLRRSFRIGQTWIRAELYRLPRGQAWMHGAKLGGRALAQLVLSAGLALVFVPVSRTRSFAWLRIAAAQLGKLTGMSRLQFQEYAS; encoded by the coding sequence ATGAAAATCAGTGTATGCATCTGCAGTTTCCGCAGGCCCCTGTTGCTGTCTGCATTGTTGACACAGTTGGGGCAGCAAGGGTTGGGTCAAGGGATTGCCGCGATTGAAGTGGTGGTGGTCGACAACGACCCGCACAACACAGCTGCCCAAGTTGTGGCCGCGTGGACGGTGCCGCAAGGCTTCAGCCTGCTGGCTAGGCACGTGCCTGTGCCAAACATTGCTCTGGCTCGCAATGCAGCAGTGGCAGCCGCAACCGGGGAATGGATTGCATTTGTGGATGACGACGAGGTCCCTGTACAGCATTGGTTGCGCTTGTTGCTAGCATGTGCCCAAGCCCACCAAGCAGACGCTGTGTTTGGGCCCGTCTTGCCGGTGTACCCGCCCGAGGTCGCCCCGTGGATTGTGCAGGGGCGCTACTTTGAGCGTCGGCGTTTGCCCACTGGAACCCGCATCACCGAACAAGACGCGCGCACGGGCAATGCCTTGGTGCGTGCCAGCAGCCTCTCCCAGGTACACGGGCCTTTCGACGCGGCGTTTGGCCGCACCGGAGGCGAAGACAGCATGTTGTTTCGCGACCTCTTGGCACGTGGCGCTAAGTTTGTGTGGTGCGATGAGGCACCTGTACATGAAGTGGTTCCGGTGGAGCGGGCCAACGCGCAGTGGCTTCTGCGCCGTTCATTTCGCATTGGGCAGACCTGGATACGCGCTGAACTGTACCGTTTGCCTAGAGGGCAAGCTTGGATGCACGGAGCCAAGTTGGGGGGGCGCGCCTTGGCCCAGTTGGTGCTTAGCGCGGGCTTGGCTTTGGTTTTTGTCCCCGTGTCTCGGACCCGGTCTTTTGCATGGCTACGCATCGCAGCGGCTCAGCTCGGCAAACTGACTGGCATGAGCCGTTTGCAGTTCCAAGAGTATGCAAGCTAG
- a CDS encoding O-antigen ligase family protein produces MQASPARYVGVPRMQWEQHAIVLLIVCAVLFGLLPSGFNWNYDIDSTDINTGSLGFQLQWGSVFALSALLLARAPVMAWAHVRHVNPFLWAMALYCAMTMLWSPAPTVTLKKTIQLLGLVMLGLAVQLNGKPWTHTVLVALAAITGIQLASAVAAVAFPSIGIDAYFGYAWRGVVSNKNTFGAIAALAVLLWVSVWHVKSLPPWVRWAGLFLSAACVLLSTSSTSLTIAVLGPTVFFVLRRQHVGSSLWLLRVVVLMVMVLVALLHGFFVVEGHYPSRTELLAPFASLFGKSADLTGRSDIWAPLMLEIDRHWVQGVGYGAFWLGPGSASQPVLDTLPWVPYQAHNGYLDMFNELGAIGLVLFAGVVVSHSVSLAKLMAYDRPAAALFSALMVTTLVSNLSESSLFRSVEFPFLLFVLSSVTVTSTLLRQRMAMAKPADGGTRPGTDAKPRRQRVRAGRRAAWRYPV; encoded by the coding sequence ATGCAAGCTAGTCCTGCTCGGTATGTCGGTGTGCCCCGCATGCAGTGGGAGCAGCACGCCATTGTGCTGCTCATCGTGTGCGCCGTGCTGTTTGGTCTATTGCCGTCCGGTTTTAACTGGAATTACGATATTGACAGTACCGATATCAACACCGGGTCCTTGGGTTTTCAACTCCAATGGGGTAGCGTGTTTGCTCTGTCTGCGCTGCTGTTAGCCCGCGCGCCCGTCATGGCGTGGGCACATGTGCGCCATGTGAATCCTTTTTTGTGGGCCATGGCGCTGTACTGCGCGATGACCATGCTGTGGTCACCGGCACCCACCGTGACCTTAAAGAAGACGATTCAGCTTTTAGGGTTGGTAATGTTGGGCTTGGCAGTTCAGTTAAACGGTAAACCGTGGACCCACACCGTATTGGTGGCTCTGGCGGCTATCACGGGCATACAGCTTGCGTCGGCCGTTGCCGCGGTTGCGTTCCCGTCCATCGGTATTGACGCTTATTTTGGCTATGCGTGGCGTGGCGTGGTGTCTAACAAGAACACATTTGGTGCTATTGCGGCCTTGGCCGTGCTGTTGTGGGTGTCTGTCTGGCACGTCAAATCCCTACCACCCTGGGTGCGCTGGGCCGGCTTGTTTCTGAGCGCGGCTTGCGTGTTGCTGTCGACCAGCTCTACGAGTCTCACGATTGCGGTCCTAGGTCCCACCGTTTTCTTTGTCTTACGCCGCCAGCACGTCGGTTCCAGCCTGTGGTTGTTGCGCGTGGTGGTGCTCATGGTGATGGTGCTTGTCGCGCTACTCCACGGTTTTTTTGTGGTCGAAGGGCACTACCCAAGCCGCACGGAACTGCTGGCACCATTTGCCAGTTTGTTTGGCAAAAGTGCAGACTTGACAGGCCGTAGCGACATCTGGGCGCCCCTGATGTTGGAGATCGATCGCCATTGGGTGCAAGGGGTGGGGTATGGGGCGTTCTGGCTGGGTCCAGGCAGCGCATCGCAACCGGTGCTCGACACCTTGCCCTGGGTTCCGTACCAGGCCCATAACGGATACCTAGACATGTTCAACGAGCTTGGCGCCATCGGTCTCGTACTGTTTGCGGGGGTGGTGGTGTCCCACAGCGTCAGCTTGGCAAAGCTCATGGCCTACGACAGACCCGCAGCAGCGCTTTTCTCGGCGCTTATGGTGACGACCTTGGTGTCCAACCTTTCAGAAAGTTCTCTGTTTCGCAGTGTGGAGTTTCCGTTTTTGTTGTTCGTTCTCTCCAGTGTGACCGTGACATCCACCCTTTTGCGCCAACGCATGGCTATGGCGAAACCTGCGGATGGTGGTACGCGGCCAGGGACTGATGCTAAGCCTCGTCGCCAGCGCGTGCGCGCTGGGCGTCGCGCTGCTTGGAGGTACCCCGTGTGA
- a CDS encoding lipopolysaccharide biosynthesis protein: MNSAISVVDQLLLSGLNFLIGVALIRFAAKETYGLYSQLMGAGLLSTTLLGALVCTALTTLAMRLDEHARRQMVARVARLQWLIAGVLAVVAGVAMGILDEVLDLHENPFLLAGAFALWIWALAAREYCRTALFIEGVPEKVASVDFVFVVLTLLGGVGLYWLERVTVTEIIFVMALSNALAAALPSVGLVRRLEPNTSRQAFVADARALWALSRWAVVGALLGWMGNNSYLYLTGGLVGVAALADMNAARLVLTPIVVIGTAWAKLAQPAMGQLIAQSNWRGVRQFMLKSLLAMEAFAVVYILAMWLFFPWLSAHFLGEKYQGIMGLVLMWAAYFAINAARSMGTILLTSFGAFRALFWQGAVSLVVLLALSWVLIPRYGVWGALAAMVAVELLELLTNHLLLIPRVKRSHLAAEVGSAA; encoded by the coding sequence TTGAATTCGGCAATTTCGGTCGTGGACCAGTTGCTGCTCAGTGGCCTGAACTTCCTCATTGGAGTGGCCTTGATTCGGTTTGCGGCCAAGGAAACCTATGGCTTGTACTCACAGCTCATGGGTGCTGGCTTATTGAGTACCACTTTGCTCGGTGCCTTGGTGTGCACTGCATTGACCACCTTGGCCATGCGACTGGACGAACATGCTCGGCGTCAAATGGTGGCACGTGTGGCGCGACTCCAGTGGCTGATTGCAGGTGTTTTGGCTGTTGTGGCTGGTGTTGCGATGGGTATCTTGGATGAAGTGCTCGATCTGCACGAAAACCCCTTCCTTTTAGCCGGGGCCTTTGCCTTGTGGATATGGGCTCTGGCTGCGCGGGAGTACTGTCGAACTGCGTTGTTTATTGAAGGTGTGCCAGAGAAAGTGGCCTCAGTAGACTTTGTGTTTGTGGTTCTCACCTTATTGGGTGGCGTGGGGCTCTACTGGCTGGAGCGTGTCACAGTGACCGAAATCATCTTCGTGATGGCCTTAAGTAACGCCTTGGCAGCCGCCCTGCCTAGTGTGGGTTTGGTGCGCAGGCTGGAGCCCAACACCTCTCGACAGGCCTTTGTGGCAGACGCTAGAGCTTTGTGGGCCCTCAGCCGTTGGGCGGTGGTGGGTGCCTTGCTGGGATGGATGGGCAACAACAGCTACCTGTACTTGACAGGTGGCTTAGTGGGTGTCGCCGCCTTGGCGGATATGAATGCCGCTAGGCTTGTGCTGACGCCCATTGTGGTGATTGGCACGGCCTGGGCCAAGCTGGCCCAGCCCGCCATGGGGCAGCTGATAGCCCAGTCCAATTGGCGTGGCGTGCGGCAATTCATGCTGAAGTCGCTGCTTGCGATGGAGGCATTTGCTGTTGTCTACATCTTGGCGATGTGGCTGTTTTTCCCGTGGTTGTCTGCGCACTTTTTGGGTGAAAAATACCAAGGCATCATGGGCTTGGTGTTGATGTGGGCTGCGTATTTTGCGATCAATGCTGCGCGCAGCATGGGCACTATTTTGTTGACCAGCTTTGGTGCATTTCGCGCCTTGTTTTGGCAGGGTGCTGTAAGTTTGGTTGTTCTGCTGGCGCTCTCCTGGGTACTCATTCCCCGCTATGGCGTATGGGGGGCACTGGCCGCCATGGTTGCTGTGGAATTGCTAGAGCTACTCACCAACCACCTGCTTCTAATCCCTAGGGTCAAGCGCAGTCACCTTGCCGCTGAAGTCGGTAGCGCAGCATGA
- a CDS encoding polysaccharide biosynthesis tyrosine autokinase: MSSFDPQSSMPPLPSIEPKGGVPLVLESRMGDACIASQRLTRAEVDQVLALQNQKQMRFGEAAIALGLLTSRDVRELLNTQFNNDAFSSAALLARISPSLAIVHAPDSDAAQAIKRLRSDLLVEMDESQKLVLAVLSPAKREGKSYTAASLAIAFAQLNIKTLLIDANLREPCVHRLLGLPNQTGLSTVLARRSPGELGAMEELVPGFWILGSGPVPPNPLEMLTAPAFRQMLAPLIDQVSVIIVDTPAGSQWADAQTIAGQTGAAILVARKDQTLVSELREFQRALEGARVDVLGVVFNQVLKPQSRFSQQSPWSHEETVLARVWRRVTGLFSTGAA, from the coding sequence ATGTCAAGCTTCGACCCGCAGTCTTCTATGCCTCCGTTACCTTCCATTGAACCTAAGGGGGGCGTGCCGTTGGTGCTCGAGTCGCGCATGGGGGATGCGTGCATTGCCTCTCAGCGCTTAACCCGGGCAGAGGTAGATCAGGTATTGGCCTTGCAAAACCAGAAGCAAATGCGGTTTGGTGAAGCAGCCATTGCCCTTGGTTTGTTGACTTCGCGGGATGTGCGCGAATTACTGAACACCCAGTTCAACAACGATGCATTTTCTTCTGCCGCCTTGCTCGCGCGAATCAGCCCTTCGCTAGCCATTGTGCATGCACCGGATAGCGATGCTGCGCAAGCCATCAAGCGACTGCGTTCCGACCTGCTGGTGGAAATGGATGAAAGCCAAAAACTGGTGCTTGCCGTGTTGAGTCCGGCCAAGCGAGAGGGTAAAAGTTACACCGCCGCCAGCTTGGCCATTGCCTTCGCACAGCTCAATATCAAGACCTTGCTGATCGATGCCAACCTGCGCGAACCTTGCGTGCATAGGCTTTTGGGACTGCCAAACCAAACCGGCTTGTCTACGGTGCTGGCACGACGCAGCCCCGGTGAGCTGGGTGCCATGGAAGAACTGGTGCCAGGGTTTTGGATTTTGGGCTCTGGACCGGTGCCGCCCAATCCTTTGGAAATGCTGACGGCTCCGGCGTTTCGGCAGATGCTGGCCCCTTTGATAGATCAGGTGTCCGTCATCATTGTGGACACACCTGCAGGTTCTCAATGGGCGGATGCGCAAACGATCGCAGGGCAAACCGGTGCCGCGATACTGGTCGCGCGCAAAGACCAGACCCTGGTGTCTGAGTTGCGCGAGTTTCAAAGGGCTTTAGAAGGAGCACGGGTCGACGTGCTTGGCGTCGTGTTCAACCAAGTGCTCAAGCCACAGAGTCGTTTTTCCCAGCAAAGTCCTTGGTCCCACGAGGAAACAGTGTTGGCCCGTGTGTGGCGGCGCGTTACGGGGCTTTTCTCCACAGGTGCGGCTTGA
- a CDS encoding Crp/Fnr family transcriptional regulator, protein MTTDSSLHQRRRPLTDGELNAIPWIHLLQSHERERAVDDLRIAQAVPGEYLCRMGRPVTYWFGVVDGLLKMSSDNAEGQTMTFTGVPPGGWFGEGTALKRETYRYNIQALRNSMVAGLHVDTFHWLLDHSIGFNRFVMNQLNERLGQFIAAREIDRLNNPDIRVARSLAALFNPVLYPGVGEVLRITQQELAYLVGLSRQRVNEALTSLAAQGVIRVEYGGLRVLDIAALRNEVFKAK, encoded by the coding sequence ATGACCACCGACTCCAGCCTGCACCAAAGGCGCCGCCCGCTGACCGACGGCGAGCTCAACGCGATTCCGTGGATTCACTTGCTACAAAGCCATGAACGAGAGCGCGCGGTGGACGATCTGCGCATTGCGCAAGCGGTGCCGGGGGAGTATTTGTGCCGCATGGGGCGGCCCGTGACTTACTGGTTTGGGGTGGTGGACGGCCTCTTGAAGATGAGCTCAGACAATGCAGAAGGCCAAACCATGACATTCACCGGCGTGCCACCGGGCGGCTGGTTTGGGGAGGGCACCGCCCTTAAGCGGGAGACCTACCGCTACAACATCCAGGCCCTGCGCAACAGCATGGTCGCCGGCTTGCATGTGGATACGTTTCACTGGCTGCTAGACCATTCGATTGGATTCAACCGCTTTGTGATGAACCAGCTCAATGAGCGGCTGGGCCAGTTCATCGCGGCCCGAGAAATAGACCGCCTCAACAACCCCGACATCCGCGTGGCCCGCAGCCTCGCGGCACTGTTCAACCCGGTGCTTTACCCAGGCGTTGGTGAAGTGCTGCGCATCACGCAGCAAGAGTTGGCGTACCTGGTGGGCTTGTCCCGGCAGCGGGTGAACGAGGCGCTCACTTCATTGGCTGCGCAGGGGGTAATTCGGGTGGAGTACGGCGGCCTGCGGGTTTTGGACATTGCCGCACTGCGCAACGAAGTCTTCAAGGCCAAATAA
- a CDS encoding polysaccharide deacetylase family protein, with protein sequence MVPALVLKRWRQGQRWVADATMRRMLPLHKHAGVVSFSFDDAPHTACVKGREILERHGCAGTWYIAGGLTDQLEMGRLCHSAIDVQSLARGGHHIACHTFTHQPCDQLSRSQMAQVLARNAQYFNDLGLPRATDHFSFPLGAYDLGSKHLASLTFQSSRITRGGVQVGQADLNGLWAEKLYAHTMRTERLQDLVRTTAQERGWLIFYTHEVEAQPGPWGCTPELLDLAVRAALQAGCQVLPVDQAIAYWSKD encoded by the coding sequence ATGGTTCCTGCCTTGGTGTTGAAACGCTGGCGACAAGGTCAAAGGTGGGTGGCCGATGCCACCATGCGCCGCATGCTCCCCTTGCATAAGCACGCAGGGGTGGTTAGTTTTAGTTTTGATGACGCGCCCCACACTGCCTGTGTAAAGGGGCGCGAGATTTTGGAGCGCCATGGCTGTGCCGGCACTTGGTACATTGCCGGGGGCTTGACGGACCAGCTGGAGATGGGGCGTCTATGCCACTCAGCCATCGACGTGCAAAGCCTAGCGCGCGGCGGCCACCATATCGCGTGCCATACCTTTACCCACCAACCGTGCGACCAGCTCAGCCGCTCCCAGATGGCGCAGGTATTGGCACGCAATGCACAGTACTTCAACGACCTGGGCCTTCCCCGGGCAACAGACCATTTTTCTTTTCCACTAGGGGCCTATGACCTCGGTTCCAAGCACCTGGCATCGCTAACGTTTCAATCCTCGCGCATCACCCGAGGCGGCGTTCAAGTGGGGCAGGCGGATTTGAATGGCCTGTGGGCTGAGAAGCTGTATGCCCACACCATGCGCACCGAGCGGCTGCAAGACTTGGTGCGCACCACAGCCCAAGAGCGCGGCTGGCTCATTTTTTACACCCATGAGGTGGAGGCGCAACCCGGCCCATGGGGGTGTACGCCAGAGTTGCTGGACTTGGCGGTACGCGCCGCTTTACAGGCGGGCTGTCAAGTGCTCCCGGTGGACCAAGCGATCGCCTACTGGAGCAAAGACTGA
- a CDS encoding ABC transporter ATP-binding protein, translating to MSEKKIGDVILDVKNISLRFGGVKALTDISFDVREHEIRAIIGPNGAGKSSMLNCINGVYAPQDGSITFRGQTFKHMNSHQVAVMGVARTFQNLALFKGMSVLDNIMSGRNLKIKSGILKQALRWGPAEREEIQHREAVERIIDFLEIQAYRKTPVGQLPYGLQKRVDLGRALAMEPQVLLLDEPMAGMNVEEKQDMCRFVLDVNDEFGTTVVLIEHDMGVVMDISDRVVVLDYGKKIGDGTPDEVRNNPDVISAYLGTSH from the coding sequence ATGAGCGAAAAGAAAATAGGCGACGTCATTCTTGACGTTAAAAACATCTCCCTGCGGTTCGGCGGCGTGAAGGCGCTGACCGACATCAGCTTCGATGTGCGCGAGCACGAAATTCGCGCCATCATCGGGCCCAACGGCGCGGGTAAAAGCTCCATGCTGAACTGCATCAACGGTGTGTATGCGCCGCAAGACGGGTCCATCACCTTTCGCGGCCAAACGTTTAAGCACATGAACAGCCACCAAGTGGCGGTGATGGGTGTGGCGCGCACCTTCCAAAACTTGGCGCTCTTCAAAGGCATGAGCGTGTTGGACAACATCATGTCCGGTCGCAACCTGAAGATTAAGAGCGGCATCTTGAAGCAGGCCCTGCGCTGGGGCCCCGCCGAGCGCGAGGAAATTCAGCACCGGGAGGCGGTGGAACGCATCATTGATTTCCTGGAAATTCAGGCTTACCGCAAGACCCCCGTGGGTCAGCTGCCCTACGGCCTGCAAAAGCGGGTGGATCTGGGCCGCGCACTGGCCATGGAGCCCCAAGTACTGTTGCTCGACGAGCCCATGGCCGGCATGAATGTGGAAGAGAAGCAGGACATGTGCCGCTTCGTGCTCGATGTGAACGACGAGTTCGGTACCACCGTGGTCTTGATCGAGCACGACATGGGCGTGGTCATGGACATCAGCGACCGCGTGGTCGTGCTGGACTACGGCAAAAAAATCGGCGACGGCACCCCGGACGAAGTGCGCAACAACCCAGACGTGATCAGCGCCTACCTCGGCACCTCGCATTAA
- a CDS encoding Wzz/FepE/Etk N-terminal domain-containing protein, producing MNQEFPVSGLSFSQLLAILLARKRTLFTCVVIAVVATLVLSLSQTKTYVASAEIFIDFRSSDPLTGRLFNSAQDETYLQTQVDIMQSEEVLSQMISATGMLSGETMKKRIAAQGEAKAHSLLLVSMQKSLDVAVRKASRVVELKLALDDPEQARDALNAGLKAYMDLVQRISVAPAKSRQEQYSAQLETLRLEQDKIQASITDYQQKNGILETDERLDLGNRQLNELSTRQAALQSLRLDAQSKNQAVLNMLKAGAKAADIPEIASQRGIPDLRLRLADLDRQAADLGGVYGKNHPRFKSILAERETMSQRIDREAQLALDAFLQESKRYDSQARALAGDVNAQQQSMLSMKKHRDVLASYQRQLDSVQKIYNSAIQKYDELLIASTVNTPSLTVLRWASAPITHSKPNLRLNLVLSVPVGLLVGLGLVFLTEVARRRVRHIDDLARDPAFVVLGRNAEQAF from the coding sequence ATGAACCAAGAATTCCCAGTCAGCGGGCTGTCTTTTTCGCAGTTGCTGGCAATCTTGCTGGCCCGAAAGCGCACCCTTTTCACGTGTGTGGTGATCGCCGTTGTGGCGACCTTGGTCTTGTCACTGTCACAGACCAAAACGTATGTTGCCAGCGCAGAAATCTTTATCGACTTTCGCTCTTCTGACCCGCTCACGGGGCGCTTGTTTAACTCTGCGCAAGATGAAACCTACTTGCAAACCCAAGTAGACATCATGCAAAGCGAAGAAGTGCTGAGCCAAATGATCAGTGCGACGGGCATGTTGTCTGGTGAGACTATGAAAAAGCGCATTGCCGCCCAGGGTGAGGCAAAGGCACATAGTTTGCTGTTGGTGAGCATGCAAAAGAGCTTGGACGTTGCCGTTCGCAAGGCGAGCCGCGTGGTGGAGTTGAAGCTCGCTTTGGATGACCCTGAGCAAGCGCGTGATGCGCTCAATGCCGGCCTCAAAGCGTATATGGATTTGGTTCAGCGCATCAGTGTGGCACCCGCTAAGTCACGCCAAGAGCAGTACAGCGCGCAGCTTGAAACATTGCGCTTGGAGCAGGACAAAATCCAAGCCTCCATCACTGATTACCAGCAGAAAAACGGGATTTTGGAGACCGATGAGCGCTTGGACTTAGGCAACCGGCAACTCAACGAGCTTTCCACGCGCCAAGCTGCATTGCAGAGTTTGCGACTCGATGCGCAGTCAAAAAACCAAGCGGTGCTGAACATGTTGAAAGCAGGCGCTAAAGCGGCCGATATTCCTGAGATCGCTTCCCAGCGTGGCATCCCTGACTTGCGCTTGCGGCTTGCCGACTTGGATCGCCAAGCCGCTGATCTGGGGGGCGTCTATGGCAAAAACCACCCTCGGTTTAAAAGCATTCTTGCTGAGCGAGAGACCATGTCCCAGCGCATAGACCGGGAAGCGCAGTTAGCGCTGGATGCTTTCTTGCAAGAGAGTAAGCGCTATGACTCACAAGCCCGTGCGCTCGCGGGTGATGTGAACGCACAACAGCAGTCCATGCTTTCGATGAAAAAGCACAGGGATGTTTTGGCGTCGTATCAACGTCAACTCGATAGCGTACAAAAGATCTATAACTCGGCGATCCAAAAGTACGACGAACTCTTGATCGCTAGTACTGTCAACACACCAAGTTTGACGGTTCTGCGTTGGGCCAGTGCGCCCATTACCCACAGCAAACCCAACCTGAGGTTGAACTTAGTGCTGAGTGTGCCTGTGGGTCTCCTCGTAGGTCTAGGCTTGGTCTTTTTGACCGAGGTAGCCCGACGCCGGGTACGCCATATTGATGACCTCGCACGTGACCCCGCATTTGTTGTGCTGGGTCGCAATGCAGAACAAGCCTTCTGA